From the Chloroflexus aurantiacus J-10-fl genome, one window contains:
- a CDS encoding sigma-70 family RNA polymerase sigma factor, which yields MKAFPQKHAADSEMEPELSAEATELDAEWDGDVDPEPEDLEVAELEPLDDLESEGDFEPVEDSVQLYLQEIGQVPLLTAEEEVELARQYSRGKEARQRLRNEDFANDRERMRLEMEMARGEEARRRLIQANLRLVVSVAKKYIGSPMAFMDLVQEGNIGLMRAVEKFDYTKGNRFSTYATWWIRQAVTRAIAEQSRLIRLPVHLSESIVHLRRAIYRLEQELEREPTAEELAHALNMSVRKVKRLIRASTQPISLEQPLNNEQEGRVSETLADETVASPMEIAEQKMLHAELTAALNELPERERKILQLRYGLIDGQRRTLEEVGATFGITRERTRQIEAEALRRLRHPSVGQRLHSYLD from the coding sequence GTGAAAGCCTTCCCTCAAAAGCACGCAGCCGATAGTGAAATGGAGCCGGAATTGTCCGCGGAGGCCACCGAACTCGATGCTGAGTGGGATGGCGATGTTGATCCCGAACCAGAGGATCTCGAGGTAGCAGAACTGGAGCCACTCGATGACCTCGAGAGCGAGGGTGATTTTGAGCCAGTTGAGGATTCGGTACAGCTCTACTTGCAAGAGATCGGTCAGGTTCCACTGCTTACCGCCGAAGAGGAAGTAGAGCTGGCCCGGCAGTACAGTCGCGGTAAAGAGGCACGGCAACGTCTACGCAACGAGGATTTCGCCAACGACCGCGAACGGATGCGGCTGGAGATGGAAATGGCTCGCGGTGAAGAGGCGCGGCGGCGCCTGATTCAGGCCAATCTGCGCCTGGTGGTGAGTGTGGCGAAGAAGTATATCGGCAGTCCGATGGCCTTCATGGATCTCGTGCAAGAGGGGAACATCGGCCTGATGCGTGCAGTCGAGAAGTTTGACTACACGAAGGGTAATCGCTTCAGCACCTATGCCACCTGGTGGATCCGCCAGGCCGTAACCAGGGCTATCGCCGAGCAGAGCCGTCTTATCCGTCTCCCCGTTCATCTCAGCGAGTCGATTGTGCATCTGCGCCGCGCCATCTATCGCCTTGAACAGGAGCTGGAGCGCGAACCAACTGCCGAGGAGCTGGCTCACGCCCTCAATATGAGTGTGCGCAAAGTCAAGCGCCTGATCCGCGCTTCAACTCAGCCTATCTCGCTCGAACAACCGCTCAACAACGAGCAGGAAGGTCGGGTGAGCGAAACACTGGCTGATGAGACGGTGGCTTCACCGATGGAGATCGCCGAGCAGAAGATGCTTCACGCCGAGTTAACGGCTGCTCTGAACGAGCTGCCGGAACGTGAACGCAAGATTCTCCAGTTGCGCTACGGCTTGATTGATGGTCAACGCCGCACCCTCGAAGAGGTTGGGGCAACGTTTGGCATCACGCGCGAACGCACCCGCCAGATCGAGGCCGAAGCGTTACGTCGCCTGCGCCATCCCAGCGTTGGTCAGCGGTTACATAGCTATCTTGACTAG
- a CDS encoding PAS-domain containing protein: MLDTLPLPTAYAPDGGSVQCNRLWLELSDGGGVARDLVEACAQILAWNESEVAAARQWIATLSAGDPPLQLAAPLRRDPTRHVQIMILRSEAALTAQVVEVTALLTAQRAAQHQLDVILSALDSLEEGFLLLDKDDRIVFCNRRYRELYAISADLVTPGRPFAEMIRIGAERGQYAEAIGRVDEWVAERLRKHAALEPVEQHLADGRWIRIVERRTADGGIVGLRIDITELKKAEELRRQLAVREEVIATQAALLAELSTPLLEVATRVLLAPMVGAFDSARVATLIESLLQAVQRRQVRIVVLDVTGVPVIDTQVAHAILQCATSLRLLGAQLVITGIRPDVAQTLVALGVDLSTIVTRADLRDGVQYALRQSR; encoded by the coding sequence ATGCTGGATACTTTACCGTTGCCGACCGCCTATGCACCTGATGGAGGGTCGGTGCAGTGTAATCGTTTATGGCTGGAGTTGAGTGATGGCGGAGGAGTTGCGAGAGACCTGGTGGAAGCCTGTGCACAGATTCTGGCCTGGAACGAGTCTGAGGTTGCAGCAGCCAGGCAATGGATTGCGACACTCTCTGCCGGCGATCCGCCGCTGCAACTGGCAGCGCCGTTGCGCCGTGACCCGACACGTCATGTTCAGATCATGATCCTACGCAGTGAGGCCGCATTGACCGCTCAGGTTGTCGAAGTGACAGCGCTGTTGACTGCGCAACGTGCAGCTCAGCATCAGCTTGATGTGATTTTGAGCGCACTGGACAGTCTGGAAGAGGGCTTTCTGCTGCTTGATAAAGATGATCGGATCGTCTTCTGCAATCGACGCTACCGTGAATTGTATGCCATCAGTGCTGATCTCGTGACACCTGGCCGTCCATTTGCCGAAATGATTCGGATTGGCGCCGAGCGAGGGCAGTACGCTGAAGCGATTGGGCGGGTTGACGAGTGGGTTGCGGAGCGGTTGCGGAAACATGCCGCACTTGAACCGGTCGAGCAACATCTCGCCGATGGGCGCTGGATTCGGATTGTTGAGCGAAGAACTGCCGATGGGGGGATCGTCGGATTGCGGATTGACATCACTGAATTGAAGAAGGCAGAGGAGCTGCGCCGGCAACTGGCAGTGCGCGAAGAGGTCATTGCAACCCAGGCTGCATTGCTGGCTGAGCTGTCGACACCCTTACTCGAAGTTGCCACACGAGTACTGTTGGCACCAATGGTCGGCGCATTCGATAGTGCACGGGTGGCGACGTTAATCGAGTCACTCTTACAGGCAGTGCAGCGCCGACAGGTACGCATTGTTGTGCTCGATGTAACCGGGGTGCCGGTGATTGATACGCAGGTTGCGCATGCTATTTTGCAGTGCGCTACGTCGTTGCGCTTGCTCGGTGCTCAGTTGGTGATCACCGGGATCCGTCCTGATGTTGCGCAGACTCTGGTTGCGCTTGGTGTTGATCTAAGCACGATTGTGACCCGTGCCGATCTACGTGATGGAGTGCAGTATGCGTTGCGGCAGAGCAGGTGA
- the malQ gene encoding 4-alpha-glucanotransferase, with the protein MSGRRVSGVLLHPSALPGSGGIGDIGDMAYRFVDWLATAKQRRWQIMPLGPTSYGDSPYAGLSALAGNPLLISLEQLVQMGWLDEGALVGAPGSNGDWIDYGAIIPWKLTRLEWAFARFLAHGSADQRAAFARFCDEQHAWLDTFALFAALKEAYRGAPWNRWDAALARREPTALAEARQRLADRIRFQQFLQWLFFSQWAALRQYANERGIQIIGDLPIFVAFDSADVWANPDIFHLDDAGNPTVVAGVPPDYFSPTGQRWGNPLYRWDRLAERQYDWWIERFRVLLQLVDIVRIDHFRGFAAYWEVPAMAETALEGRWVPGPGAALFEAVQDRLGSLPIIAEDLGLITPDVEALRRQLGFPGMAVLQFAWGGDATSNYLPHNYTHDLVVYTGTHDNDTTVGWWSTLDERTRQHVRDYLGARDDHIAWDFIRAALMSVADTAIIPMQDVLGLGSWARLNLPGRAEGNWAWRMRRDQLSFDLAHHLAYLTGLYGRV; encoded by the coding sequence ATGAGCGGTCGGCGGGTTAGTGGTGTTCTCCTCCATCCTTCGGCGTTACCGGGCAGCGGAGGGATTGGCGATATTGGTGACATGGCGTACCGGTTTGTAGACTGGCTGGCAACGGCGAAGCAGCGACGCTGGCAGATTATGCCACTTGGGCCAACCAGCTATGGTGACTCGCCGTATGCCGGTTTGTCGGCACTGGCAGGGAATCCGTTGCTCATTTCACTTGAACAACTGGTGCAGATGGGATGGCTTGATGAGGGGGCGCTGGTTGGGGCACCGGGTAGCAACGGTGATTGGATCGACTACGGTGCGATCATTCCCTGGAAGCTGACTCGTTTAGAGTGGGCGTTTGCCCGTTTTCTTGCGCATGGTAGTGCAGATCAGCGGGCGGCATTTGCGCGATTCTGTGACGAACAGCATGCGTGGCTAGACACATTTGCCCTCTTTGCGGCGCTGAAGGAAGCCTACCGGGGTGCGCCATGGAACCGCTGGGATGCGGCTCTGGCGCGACGTGAACCGACGGCTCTGGCAGAGGCTCGTCAGCGGCTGGCGGATCGCATTCGCTTTCAGCAATTCTTGCAATGGCTCTTTTTCAGCCAGTGGGCTGCACTGCGCCAGTACGCGAATGAGCGTGGTATTCAGATTATCGGCGATCTACCGATTTTTGTAGCGTTCGACAGTGCCGATGTCTGGGCCAATCCCGATATTTTCCATCTGGATGATGCAGGTAATCCAACCGTCGTTGCCGGTGTGCCACCAGACTACTTCAGTCCTACCGGTCAACGCTGGGGTAATCCGCTCTACCGCTGGGATCGGCTGGCGGAACGGCAGTATGACTGGTGGATTGAGCGATTTCGGGTGCTCTTGCAGTTGGTAGACATTGTGCGTATCGATCACTTCCGTGGCTTTGCAGCGTATTGGGAAGTGCCGGCAATGGCGGAAACGGCGCTCGAAGGGCGCTGGGTGCCCGGCCCTGGCGCAGCCCTCTTTGAAGCGGTACAGGACCGGTTGGGTTCGTTGCCAATCATCGCTGAGGATTTGGGCCTGATTACGCCTGATGTGGAAGCGTTACGCCGGCAACTCGGTTTTCCCGGCATGGCAGTTTTGCAATTTGCCTGGGGTGGCGACGCGACCAGTAACTACTTACCGCACAACTATACCCATGACCTCGTGGTGTACACCGGTACTCACGATAATGATACGACGGTAGGCTGGTGGTCAACGCTGGATGAGCGTACTCGCCAGCACGTGCGGGATTATCTGGGCGCACGTGACGATCATATCGCGTGGGATTTTATTCGGGCGGCCTTGATGTCGGTCGCTGATACGGCCATTATTCCCATGCAAGATGTGTTGGGATTGGGTTCATGGGCACGGCTTAATCTGCCGGGCAGAGCGGAGGGTAATTGGGCGTGGCGCATGCGAAGAGACCAGCTCAGTTTCGATCTGGCGCATCATCTGGCGTACCTGACCGGGTTGTACGGGCGGGTGTAG
- a CDS encoding SDR family NAD(P)-dependent oxidoreductase, which translates to MTLNGIHALVTGGGRGLGRASALALARAGAQVSVLARSADEVAETVWLIEESGQSGLGLTADVRDRAQLNQAVAQAYDHFGPIRVLVAAAGVGLRAPIQETSEEQWDAVIDTLLKGVFLSARAVIPQMIEAGGGNIIVIGAPLERIAVPGFAAYYAAKAGVDGLARVMAKDLRRFGINVNIVHPGGFADTHMVRTTVPEVRTGLLSPDEIGPAVVELAALPPRSQTGQTIDAHARK; encoded by the coding sequence ATGACGTTAAACGGCATACATGCTCTGGTGACCGGTGGTGGTCGTGGTCTCGGTCGGGCCAGTGCGCTGGCGCTGGCCCGTGCCGGTGCCCAGGTTTCGGTATTAGCCCGCAGTGCCGACGAGGTTGCCGAAACGGTCTGGCTCATTGAAGAAAGCGGCCAGAGCGGTTTGGGGCTGACGGCTGATGTGCGTGACCGTGCTCAACTGAACCAGGCCGTGGCTCAGGCTTACGACCACTTTGGCCCCATCCGCGTACTGGTTGCGGCTGCTGGTGTTGGCCTGCGTGCCCCGATTCAGGAGACCAGCGAAGAGCAGTGGGATGCAGTGATCGATACGCTTCTCAAAGGAGTGTTCCTGAGCGCTCGTGCAGTCATTCCCCAGATGATTGAAGCTGGTGGTGGCAACATTATCGTCATTGGCGCACCGCTTGAACGCATCGCTGTACCCGGTTTTGCCGCTTACTATGCGGCCAAAGCCGGCGTCGATGGCCTGGCCCGGGTGATGGCCAAAGACCTTCGTCGCTTCGGGATTAATGTCAATATCGTGCATCCCGGTGGCTTCGCCGATACGCATATGGTACGTACAACAGTACCAGAGGTGCGCACCGGTCTGCTTAGCCCCGACGAGATCGGGCCGGCGGTGGTTGAACTGGCTGCACTGCCTCCTCGAAGCCAGACCGGGCAGACGATTGATGCCCACGCCCGAAAATGA
- a CDS encoding NAD(P)H-dependent oxidoreductase, with protein sequence MNDLHALLARRVAEGRPLRVGLIGAGKFGTMFLAQARRVKGLHVVGVADLAPERARLALERAGWPKEQYAAPSLAAALQHGTTFIGDDAPALIAAEGIEVIVEATGAPAAGVAHCLMAIEHHRHIVMVNVEADALLGPFLARRAAEAGVVYSLAYGDQPALIAEQVEWARACGFEVICAGKGTRYLPHYHQSTPETVWHYYGLSAEQAAAGGMNPQMFNSFLDGTKSAIEMAAVANACLLRPQPHGLAFPPCGVDDLPHVLRPREAGGQLSHAGTVEVVSSLERDGRPVFRDLRWGVYVVFAAPDDYVRRCFAEYGLVTDASGTYSALYRPSHLIGLELPISVLRVGLRQEPTGYPQAFLGDVVAVAKRDLIEGETLDGEGGYTVYGKLMPAADSVALGALPIGLAHNIRTLRPIPAGAVVRWDDVAYETNHPTVRLRRLMERTMLTETSQ encoded by the coding sequence ATGAACGATCTACACGCGCTCCTGGCCCGTCGTGTTGCGGAAGGGCGACCGTTACGGGTAGGTCTGATTGGCGCCGGCAAATTTGGCACCATGTTTCTGGCCCAGGCGCGACGGGTGAAGGGACTACACGTCGTCGGCGTCGCAGACCTGGCGCCGGAACGGGCGCGGCTGGCATTAGAGCGCGCCGGTTGGCCAAAGGAGCAGTATGCCGCTCCATCGCTAGCCGCCGCTCTGCAACACGGCACGACCTTTATTGGCGATGACGCACCTGCTCTGATTGCGGCAGAGGGGATTGAGGTCATTGTTGAAGCAACCGGCGCGCCGGCGGCCGGTGTGGCCCATTGTCTGATGGCAATTGAGCACCACCGCCACATCGTTATGGTCAATGTTGAAGCCGATGCCCTCCTGGGGCCATTCCTTGCCCGCCGCGCTGCCGAGGCAGGCGTGGTCTACTCACTGGCCTACGGCGATCAGCCGGCATTAATTGCCGAACAGGTCGAATGGGCACGGGCGTGTGGATTCGAGGTGATCTGCGCCGGCAAGGGAACCCGTTATCTACCACACTATCATCAGAGCACGCCGGAAACGGTCTGGCACTATTACGGCCTCAGTGCCGAACAGGCCGCCGCAGGTGGGATGAACCCCCAGATGTTCAACTCATTCCTTGACGGCACCAAATCGGCGATTGAGATGGCGGCTGTCGCTAATGCCTGCCTGCTGCGTCCACAACCGCACGGCCTGGCATTTCCACCGTGTGGCGTGGACGATCTCCCTCACGTCTTGCGTCCACGTGAAGCGGGCGGGCAACTCTCACATGCAGGAACGGTCGAGGTTGTCTCGTCGTTAGAGCGTGATGGACGGCCGGTATTTCGTGACCTGCGCTGGGGCGTTTACGTCGTCTTCGCAGCCCCTGACGACTACGTGCGGCGCTGTTTTGCCGAATACGGTCTGGTGACCGACGCCAGCGGCACGTACAGTGCCCTGTATCGGCCATCCCACCTCATTGGACTGGAATTACCAATCTCCGTATTGCGGGTCGGCTTACGGCAGGAGCCAACCGGATACCCACAGGCATTCCTCGGCGACGTGGTTGCGGTTGCCAAACGCGATCTGATCGAAGGCGAGACCCTTGATGGCGAAGGTGGCTACACTGTCTACGGCAAACTGATGCCGGCAGCCGACTCGGTTGCGCTGGGCGCACTCCCGATTGGCCTGGCCCACAACATCCGCACCCTTCGCCCCATTCCTGCCGGTGCAGTCGTGCGCTGGGACGATGTTGCCTACGAGACCAATCATCCAACAGTACGACTACGCCGCCTTATGGAGCGCACCATGCTGACGGAGACAAGCCAATGA
- a CDS encoding NAD(P)-dependent oxidoreductase, whose protein sequence is MKIALIGLGLMGRPMARTLLKAGFNVTGWNRSPLDPALTEGIPLAATLAEAAQAETLILMLSDSTAVAELLSRLDPLLREGQLIIDMGSSDPRHSQTHATTLANRGIGWVDAPVSGGPEGAAAGTLAIMVGGTASDVERAEPILRALGRPTHVGPPGAGHTVKVINQLIVGLTIQAVAEAMVLAEAYGIDPALLRTALAGGFADSKVLQIHGQRMAARRYTPGGKVTTQLKDLRMAAAMASAAGIALPHLNDTIARYETLVERGLGELDHSALHILLDERRARGEKDNA, encoded by the coding sequence ATGAAGATTGCATTAATCGGCCTGGGTTTAATGGGAAGGCCAATGGCGCGTACATTGTTGAAGGCAGGATTCAACGTTACCGGCTGGAATCGCTCACCACTCGACCCCGCGCTCACTGAAGGGATACCACTGGCCGCAACACTGGCTGAAGCGGCTCAGGCCGAGACCCTCATCCTGATGCTCAGCGACTCAACGGCAGTCGCTGAACTCTTAAGCCGGCTTGATCCTCTCTTGCGCGAGGGGCAGTTAATCATCGACATGGGCAGCTCCGATCCACGTCACTCCCAGACCCATGCCACAACCCTGGCAAACCGCGGCATCGGCTGGGTTGATGCACCTGTTTCAGGCGGGCCAGAGGGTGCGGCTGCCGGAACACTGGCCATCATGGTTGGCGGCACGGCCAGCGATGTCGAACGGGCAGAACCGATCCTTCGTGCATTGGGGCGCCCAACCCACGTTGGCCCGCCGGGTGCCGGACATACAGTAAAAGTCATCAACCAGCTTATTGTCGGCCTGACAATCCAGGCTGTCGCCGAGGCGATGGTTCTGGCCGAAGCCTACGGGATCGACCCGGCACTGTTACGAACAGCATTGGCCGGCGGTTTTGCCGACTCAAAAGTGCTCCAGATCCACGGCCAGCGCATGGCAGCGCGACGCTACACCCCTGGCGGCAAGGTAACCACCCAGCTCAAAGATCTGCGCATGGCCGCAGCAATGGCATCGGCAGCAGGCATTGCTTTACCACATCTTAACGACACCATCGCACGCTACGAAACACTGGTAGAGCGCGGCCTGGGTGAACTGGATCATTCCGCCTTGCATATCCTGTTAGATGAGAGGCGCGCAAGAGGGGAAAAGGACAACGCTTGA